One Aegilops tauschii subsp. strangulata cultivar AL8/78 chromosome 2, Aet v6.0, whole genome shotgun sequence genomic window, TTATAAAAGAACAAAAAGGAAGTACATTACCTTAACGTGTGGAGTGAATGGTTGGTTAGTGCAAGTTAAACTTGACGACAGGGTTTTGAGTTTGATTCAAATGTGCGCACATTTTTTTGCAGTTTTACTAGGAAAAAAGGTGAAATCGGTCGGCCCAGCGCTATGGTGGTGTGCACCCAGGGGCAGAGCCAGGATTTGGATATGAGGGGGTCGAAGGTGATGATCATCGttaaatagaaaaaaaaagtCTATTATGGCTCGCCTATAGCGTGACTCATGCGGTGTTGTTCATATCACATCTGTAACAAGCGTCACTACTTCATGTTATGCTAGTAAATTAAACCGCGTGGAGCCCGTCACACCACAAGAGACAAATTTGCGTGTTTCATTCCATATTTTCTCCGTGATATGAAGTCTTAATGTGACATTGATATCAAAACATAACAATGTATGCTGGCAATTATAATATACTATATTTCTCCTAGATTAACGTAGGCCGACGTCAGCCAATAACATCTAACCATACTAAAAAATGACATATCTAATTAGTAATAATTACTCGACGCAAGCGAAGTAATATGATCATTCAAGTAGATTATAATCTGTAGATGAATATCTTACTAGTAGGTCCAGAAAACAACATCAAACATAATTGAAAAGAATAATGTCAAGAAATTAATCCATTGCACCTTTATGGAAATATACTAATTACAAAATAGGCTGTTATACGGTGAAAACATACAAGTAGAATGTAAGCAATAAAGGCACTAATTACTTGTGTACCTTGAGGAATAAGGAATAAATAAAGAGATCTACCAAAGTCTTGGAACCAAGACATAAGTCGAACGCCATGGCTAGCACAACGACAGCGGCAAGCACCAAATTGATCAGTTGGTAGATCGATTCTATCAACGGTGGCGCTAGGTTTTTCGGTAATCATCCTTGTAATCTGTAATCCGTAACTTCTTAGTTTTCATGAGACCACGATGGCCTAAATGGCCTGGACATGGGATAGCTTAGTGGGCTCGAGTGTATACATCAGATTTTGGTCTGGGCATAATTAAGTAACTAATTCAACTAAAAAGTTAAGTAACTAATTAACAACAGCCCTGTGTGCGCAGTTTGCAAATAACACTATAGCGGGCGCCACAGACGCTAAATAGGGGAGCAACTAGCTGAGGGAGTACTCATTGTGGGACTCCCGCAAGGGTCACTTCTAGTGGGCTGAGAGCGTGCCACTTGGCATGTGCTGGCGCTCCTTTGAGATTctttttatatttttctatacGCATTTTCAGGTTTTACAtgattttttgttttctttttgcttTCGGGTTTTGCCCGGTTTTTCTACGTTTTTGGGAAAAATATCGATTTTTTTGCATGAAAAACAcgttttcttttcatttttccCTTTCTCGAGAGGTATGGATTTATTTCTCGTGGACGCACAGTTGTGTCTctcagaaaaggaaaaaaatgtgtttgtttttatttcttccaggaGAGACACATATTTACTTCTCATGGAGGCACATATTTGTGCCTCtctaaaaaggaaaagaaaaacacTTTTTTTTGTTCTTTCACGAGAGGCACAGAATTGCTTCTGATGGAGGCACATAGTTACTTTCATGAGAGGCGCAGTTATGCCTCTGCTGAAAATGAGGAAAAAAACGTGGTTTCGGTTCATTTTTTTCTTTCGATTTTCATAAAAAAAGGTTCTTAAAACCTATTAACATGGGATCTAATTTTAATAATCTCAACACAAGGAAttcaatggtgaaaacggttccagatttggacgcacggtttaagagacaaaacattttgaataaaccTGGGAAGGTGGGAGTAACATTTGCAAacagtactccttaattagtgatttcggcaCAATAGAAAATGCCCTACAAGAGGCCTTTTGATTTATGTTTTGATGTTGGTGGACGACACTGATAAAGGTTGGGCTAACCGGACAACGGGCCTAAATGGGCCCATGAACAGAGCAGTTCAGCAAGAAATTAAAGTTTCTCTTTTGTTGAAGACAACACGGGTTTATTTCACCTTAAACTTACTATTAACCCTACAAAAATCTTAAACTTACTATTTATCTGAACACACGAGGTTTCATTTATATCATTTTAGTGTTTTATTAATAAAATTATACGGCTTTtgcatataatttttttattcaTCTAATTGCTAGTCAAGTCATAATTGCACCTTTTTGTAAGGATATATAGCCTTCAACTGGTATTCATATTTATTTATtcttatgtgtgtgtgtgtgtgtgtggagagagagagagagagagagagagggagtgtcTCCAATGATCGCTGTACAGATGTTTCGATGTCCTCATTTTGGTGAGCAGCCCCTATTTTTAATCTTAGCTAAAGGCATTTATTTTACACAGACGTATGATGGTCGCCATGAGTATGCTTTCTCAAGAAGGGCGCTAATTAAGCTCCGCTGTCTTCGCTAGCTGTTAAGCCATCAAGAGCTAAGCGCCTAAGCTAAATATAACTAATCCTTACATATGTGCTCAACGATTGCAATGGAGAGCCTGTAATGCCAACATAATTATATGTGGCTACTAATTAATCCCATGGATTGCCTGTATTTCTTTTCACCAAAGACACGGCCGAAAGTGACACGTCCATCAATCCAAGCAAAACCACAGTTTGTCACCTCCTGAGTTTGCTCTAAAGATGATTAATATTAATTTTTCAGTAATATTTTTTCTGCACAAGCTAACAAAATAGTACTACTTAAGGTTACTGAACATTATCCAGAGCTAAAGCCATCTGACTAGCTACATCCAACCGCAAGTTGTGCAACTTTAACTACATTCTCTTTTGAACAAGTACCTTTAACTAGATTAGCTTCACCTGCGCTAACTATGATTTTTATCTACATGTCAATTTTTTAGTTCATGTGCATGTCAGATGTTTCTAAAGTTCCCAGCAAGGGCAATGGTCATATATCATTGATGTTCATGGTTAATACGTATTTAACACTGCCCGCACGGCTTATTTAGCGAAGGGGGTAACAAGCTATTATTGTCATTATTTGGCTATATGATTAAGAAACTTTCGTGTACTCTACTTTTTTACTTATTTTGAGATACCTTTTAGTGGACATGGTTATGAACTTACAAGCCTAAGTGCAAAACTATTCTATCCTATGATATGTACGCATATGAGTAACACATATGTGTGCATATGGTGATATGGAGTGGGTTGCCAAGGAGGTTTCTCACTATGAATAGCAATGTAATCTATCGATCAATCTTCCATCACTTTAGGAGGTTATTGTTTCTTGTTGCTGCAAGATAGGTCACATTTTATTTTCCATACTTTCTCTTGGTCATTTGCATCATATAGTTATGCAGAGATCGGATAAGAACTATTTTTTGTTTATGCTTGTATCTCCTCAATGCACATTTTATGTAAGACAAACTAAATGTTTGTCGAGTCCAAGGCATGGATGAAAGAATATTATGCAAAAATCGAAgttgtggatacatagacaacatgcCAGTAGCACTAATATGAGTTCACCACACAAGTGAGAATACTGATAAACTATTAATAGTTTACACACCATTCATCAATGATCCATTGAACGAGTCTTTTCTCAATCATCCGCCCCTTCCCCTCTACTTTTGATAATTGTCATAGTTTATCTTATTAACTAGTTTTTTTTTCCTACTATCGAAGAGTCAGTGCTCCTGCGGGTTGCGTGAAAGAAAAACTATGTCCAACCTAACATTTTGTTCGATAACGTCATTACCATTGTTTGAGCCCATCGCGACAACTACTCCAAGCCAAGATTGGGGTTACGAGTAGTATTGTTCGCCCTGTGTCGACAAATTTCACCATTTGAATTTGACAGGAGGAAGCTGGCACAGTTCAATTACAAGCATCAAAACAAACATCTCATTTCCTAATGGGAAAGGCAAAGTATATGTTAACTACAAAGGCATCAAGCTAGAGGGCCCTCTTTAGTGATGATCACTGCACATGGATCCTTGTACCTTCAAGCCTTAAAATTCCCAAAAGGCGCATCCATGGCTCCGCACATCTTGTCATCAGCATTCAGCACTAATTCTTTGGCCCATCACATCGACGCTCAGTTGGTACCTCTGTTAATTAACTAACTAATCACCATTAGACAGGCACTTATAGATAGGACTACATTCATCAGCTAACACATGTATGCATGCGCGGTTCCCACCTACCTAGCGAGTACTAGCAACCTTACTTAGctttgcacacacacacacacacgcaatTGCTTAGTAACCAGCATCAAGAAGCTATAATGTCGAGGCCGCAAGCGAGGAGCTCGAGCTACAGGAAGAaagcggcggcgggggcgtcgtCTCACCACCACAACCACGGCAGCAAGGCGCACTACGTCCATGGCGGGAGACCTGCACCAAGGTGGCCTGCCAGGGTAATGGACGGGTTCAGGAAGATGCTGGTGGGCCTGTTCGCCTTCCCGCCGCGGCCGCCCAAGGTCACCTTCTCCGCCAACGGCAGGAGCGGTGGCGAGGACGCGGTGGCTCCCAAGAGGCCGTCGTGCAGCAGCTCCAACCTGCAGCCGGTGAACAACGCACACTACGACGAGGCCATCTCCGACTGCGTCGAGTTCTTCCACCGCTCCGCCAGGGTGGACGTCAGGTCACGGCCGTCCTCGTCGTCCCACTTCTAAGTTCTGAATTCCCATTGTCGTCAACTTTGTGCTAGCTTCAAGCATATCCCACTGTGTGTGTGggcatgtgtatgtgtgtgcaCGTGTCCATGTAATCTAGATTAGATTACTTAAAGTTGCTCATGTGTGTCTGTCATGTTACTGTGTTTTTTCTTTTGACATCTGTCATGTTAGTATGTTACTGTGTTAGTGCTATGGACAGCGAGCAAACTGCTGCAGCTCAATGGTAATCAAGTATCAAGCGTTTTGGACGTGAGGATGTTGCAAAGTTCTAGTGGGCTAGCGATAACTGTGCTATAACTTTATTGTAGCCTTTTAGACCGAGCAAGGACCACTGCTTCGTTCTCGtactgcaaaagaagaaaactaGGAACACAAAAGAATGAAATGGGAGACGTCAACAGACCGAAGAGTTGGACGATGAACCATGGATCGATAGAGCGTCGATTCATGTGAGCAACCTAAACACCACATGATCTCCGGTATCGCCGACTCAGCCATGACAACCACACTAGAAAGTAGATAGAACAGCGAGACCTCTATTCTATGCGATGTAGTCTCAACCAACAGGATGTTGTGACGATTGACACTAATAGATAACATAGACATGAATTAAACTCCATTCGAAACATAGCTACAATGACTCGAGATCGACTCGAAAAGAAATGAGCTAAGTATGAGCATCTTACGTAGGTTGGTCACAAAACAAGATGATCCTGAGTCAACACGCTTGTCCAATTTTAGCTCCACGACTTGACCTGGTATAATTATGAACAAAGTTTTAAATAGCCCGCTATAGCTTGGCTAGAGATTTTGAAGAGCTCACCACTAAAGCTATGCAATTTTATCGCTAAATTGAAAATGACGCTAATAGCCTGCTATTTCAGCTATAACGCTACATTTGGCGTCATTTAGCCTGCAAAGCCGCTATACAAAATTATCCTTCTGCTGGTGAATTCTCTTGCCCGAGCTACAATCTCTTCGATTATGGAGAGCCGCCGCTAAATGGCATAGCCCACTATTTAAGACATTGAATATGTATAATGATTATGTTATATATTAAAAGGATATATGATAATTTATTAACCTATATGCTTTACGTTATTTTTCTTCTTTTATTTGCAAGAAAACATGGAAAGTCAATAGAACACATACCAAATTTAGCCATTAGTACTATGGTAGATGGTCATGTTCTATGTTAAATATCGTGTTGCTATGGTATATTTATTTGAAAACATCACCTTTGATTATCGAAATTTGTTCGTCCTATTTGTATGAAAGCTAGCTTGATCGAGATTGACTCGAGACCGGCACTAGTATAAAACCATTTTTAAAACTCAATAAATAGGCCGAGGAAAATTATGATGGTAACATATTGTATGAAACATGTCCATATTAGCATTGTATTAAGAAATATGAGGGGTTTTCATGTATTTTTACAATTTGAGAAAAAAGTTACAATCGAAGTGTAAGCCATTTTCACATATCGACAAATATTTATAATCGGCCAATGAAAAAAGGTTATGATTTTAATTGTTTAATGAAATTTAATATATTTATTCATTTATATTAAATAAAATGATGATGCTAACTTAAAACAATATCCATCCTATCTCACAACTATTTTGATCCATCGAAAAAATATTTGTTGTGAAATGCTCATGACTATAAAAGGTAATGTTCTTGTATTTTAGGAGAGTTATTAATTTATTCTTGGTCTTTTCATGTATTAGAAAATTAATTATGCGTGAATTCTAAAACAAATGCTGATGCATccaatttaaaatatttatgtATTTTCCACAATTAAACTGAAAAATAAGTAATTTAATAAATAGTTTTTGGAATTATTTATTACAATAAAAAAGGAAAAGACAAATAcaacattttttgaaatatttATTTAACATAAACACAAAAATAAATGTTGAAAATCCATAATGATGGAGAATAAAAAAAAGAACATAATATTTTTTTTTGAGTGGTAAACCGAATTTTTTTGATGAGTGTCAAGGTTTACATATATGATAAAGGGATCATGAGGAACCCCTAGCCACAAGTGGTGACCAATATCTAAACTAGAAGAGAATTTTGCTAAATTATGAGCATCCCAGTTCGACGAACGGCCCTAAAATATGAACTCGCAGCTGGT contains:
- the LOC109770860 gene encoding uncharacterized protein, coding for MSRPQARSSSYRKKAAAGASSHHHNHGSKAHYVHGGRPAPRWPARVMDGFRKMLVGLFAFPPRPPKVTFSANGRSGGEDAVAPKRPSCSSSNLQPVNNAHYDEAISDCVEFFHRSARVDVRSRPSSSSHF